From one Deinococcus sp. JMULE3 genomic stretch:
- a CDS encoding GNAT family N-acetyltransferase, which translates to MTQVRRNDDTQRYELTDGDRVLGFAEFRPVGNAVMLPHTEVEEGHEGEGLGSQLARAALDDIREQGKLVLPMCPFIAAYIRRHPEYNDLIHPQQRAVFGL; encoded by the coding sequence ATGACACAGGTGCGCCGCAACGACGACACGCAACGCTACGAACTGACTGACGGGGACCGCGTGCTGGGCTTCGCGGAGTTCCGCCCGGTCGGGAACGCCGTGATGCTCCCCCACACCGAGGTCGAGGAAGGCCACGAGGGCGAGGGGCTCGGCAGTCAGCTCGCCCGCGCCGCGCTGGACGATATCCGTGAGCAGGGAAAACTGGTGCTGCCGATGTGCCCGTTCATCGCGGCGTACATCCGCCGCCACCCGGAGTACAACGACCTGATCCACCCGCAGCAGCGCGCCGTGTTCGGCCTCTGA
- a CDS encoding metal-sensitive transcriptional regulator: MSDVPPALTDTDTRVLLRLRRIEGQVRGLQRMIEEGRDCHDILTQLSGVRSALDAAGEQILEQYASGCRARPGEEITPQDVVRAVKLLRR, from the coding sequence ATGAGCGACGTCCCCCCTGCCCTGACCGACACCGACACCCGCGTCCTGCTGCGCCTGCGCCGCATCGAGGGTCAGGTGCGCGGCCTGCAGCGCATGATCGAGGAGGGCCGCGACTGCCACGACATCCTGACGCAACTGTCCGGCGTGCGCAGCGCCCTCGACGCCGCCGGGGAGCAGATCCTCGAGCAGTACGCCTCCGGCTGCCGCGCCCGCCCCGGCGAGGAGATCACCCCGCAGGACGTCGTGCGGGCCGTGAAACTCCTGCGCCGCTGA
- a CDS encoding PIG-L deacetylase family protein yields the protein MTRPRRALPRPLPRWTLPATLLVLLGLAAWINEPIPGVTGREARAVAALPVAPAFRAGQRVLLLSPHPDDETLCCAGMLNRARAAGAEVFVTWITAGDGFEFDAALTERTLHPQGLALRALGERRVGEARAAAVVLGIPLDHQVVLGYPDGGLRFLNGVNFDRPYTSPRTGTSATYLREAQTPGAPFTGEALEADLERVLRRVQPDVILIPAHEDFHLDHHTLTLFAQRVTARLGLQGRLRYWVVHGGLEWPLPKGAHPNLPLVPPPLARHLPWQRVPLDAEDLAVKTRAVAAYRTQTEVLGRFMRAFERRNELLSPSDTAR from the coding sequence ATGACCCGCCCGCGCCGCGCGCTGCCCCGACCCCTGCCCCGCTGGACCCTGCCCGCGACGCTGCTGGTCCTGCTGGGGCTGGCCGCGTGGATCAACGAGCCGATTCCTGGCGTGACGGGCCGCGAGGCGCGCGCGGTGGCGGCCCTGCCGGTCGCCCCGGCGTTCCGGGCGGGGCAGCGGGTGCTGCTGCTCTCACCGCATCCGGACGACGAGACGCTGTGCTGCGCGGGCATGCTGAACCGGGCGCGCGCGGCGGGCGCCGAGGTGTTCGTCACCTGGATCACCGCCGGGGACGGCTTCGAGTTCGACGCGGCCCTGACCGAACGGACCCTGCACCCGCAGGGCCTGGCGCTGCGGGCGCTGGGTGAACGCCGTGTCGGGGAGGCCCGCGCGGCCGCCGTCGTGCTGGGCATCCCCTTGGACCATCAGGTGGTCCTGGGGTACCCGGACGGTGGCCTGCGCTTCCTGAACGGCGTGAACTTCGACCGGCCGTACACGTCCCCGCGGACCGGGACGTCGGCCACGTACCTGCGGGAGGCGCAGACGCCCGGCGCGCCCTTCACCGGCGAGGCGCTGGAGGCGGACCTGGAGCGCGTCCTGCGCCGCGTGCAGCCCGACGTGATCCTGATTCCCGCCCACGAGGACTTCCACCTGGATCATCACACCCTGACGCTGTTCGCGCAGCGGGTCACGGCGCGGCTGGGCCTGCAAGGTCGCCTGCGCTACTGGGTGGTGCACGGCGGGCTGGAGTGGCCGCTGCCCAAGGGCGCACACCCGAATCTGCCGCTGGTGCCGCCGCCGCTGGCGCGTCACCTGCCGTGGCAGCGGGTGCCGCTGGATGCGGAGGATCTGGCGGTCAAGACGCGCGCCGTGGCGGCCTACCGCACGCAGACGGAGGTGCTGGGCCGCTTCATGCGGGCCTTCGAGCGGCGCAACGAACTGCTCAGTCCCTCGGACACCGCGCGCTGA